ctcgacctagatgagggaggtaacccggttgaccaaaatctttaccgttctatgattggtagtttgttttatttgaccgcatctaggcccgacatcatgtttagtgtttgcatgtgtgcaagatttcaagccgcacctagagaatgtcatttgaccgccgtcaaaaggatcttgagatacttgaaatattctcctaatattggtttgtggtatcccaagggtgctcattttgatttggttggattctcggattcggattatgcggggtgcaaggttgataggaaaagcacctccggtggttgtcaatttcttggaagatctcttgtatcatggtcatcaaagaagcaaaattccgtggctctttcaaccgccgaagcggaatatatctcggccggaagttgttgtgcacaattgttatggatgaagcaaactcttctagattatggtgtgaaatttgataaaattctcttgttgtgtgataatgaaagtgccgtgaagattgcctctaatccggttcaacattcaagaaccaagcatattgatatccgccatcattttctttgagatcatgtgaacaagggtgatatcaagattgatggtattggcatggatgatcaattagccgatatatttaccaagcctttggatgaatctcggttttgcaagttgagaaatgagttaaatatcattgacttctcaaatgtggcttgaaaactagcacatatagtatatggttctttcatgctctccttgtttcatttttctgaatttttgaggtatttttgagccatttatgagatttcatgattctactcgatttatttttgaattcttgttgaaacttgctcatatgagtcttttgaaggtttctatgcaatatttgagatttttggatttttatatgagcaatgatcccaaatcggagttggaattgagaaaattggcacaattctggacagtctgaaatttggtactgcggacagtccgcgggtaaggggcggacagtccgccaaaggaccgcggacggtccgcctgtgcTGGGCAGTTTTTTTTccagaggcagtttcagtcgGTTGGCAGTGTAAAAAAAttcaacggcggacggtccgccaggatatcgcggacagtccgcgactggacagaaaggtagggtcggccagacttgacttatattggatgtccctctcactctcccccaccaaaccgcacaTATCCTCCAAAaggctctctctttctctctcaagcacgtgggggagacaaCAAGGTCAAGTCcttttggagtggttcccggacggtccgagcacatcactggactcttctcaagattgtgcatcatgtcctctcggtatttcgatgaatccctaactcttgttcttggatttctttattggaaagagttagggttagatgctccgatctatttttggaccatggattcttgaaaatacttgggggatcttattcctagtgatgaggagatgctatagtttaattttggttggtggatttgaatcgaaactcaaaatgtgggtgaatcaaagatgagggcgattttgtgttcctgcgcagaacagatgggtcgcggacagtccgcctgctggacgcggacggtccgccgtggtagttcatgaaccgcggacggtccgcgttaagaagtgcggacggtccgctagtatcagatttttcagatcAGTGCTGAATTGAGTTATATCATTAAGGATTGATTCTATgactttagtaattgttcttatggttaaatcttgatctcaggccacctcGGAAGATCATCAAGACCACTGCTTCAAAAATTAAGAAGGCAATGACTTCCAagagacaaagagacagtgatgactcggatgatgtggattatgctccaaatgtcagtgagatggctgctgcatcttcagtgggagatgttggtgatgagtcttcagaggaagatactAAGGGGGTTGacaatgatgttacagatttgatggggctggatctaccTAGTCGATAGTGGACTGCAGAaagctatgcaaatgcaagagcagtggatcagttcagcttgcctcgtgacaccaacattctcttcttcaaaaccgaggtacaaaaagatgtttactttggtcatctaattaagaaaaatgtattcaaacatcagaccattgacataggctacatgagacaacaacaagtcatgactgatctagtagatagatttcagcaaatggggttagccaattttctgcagcataggtgtgattggaatgaaactatGATAcaccagttctatgccactctagagatcaacatggttgaggaaacttttaggtggacaactgggaaaagaacctatggtgctacatttgcacagtttgctgaggcaaatgaattggattataattttatcactagtgagcaaagtatgaatattgtgttagaaaaccctctagatgagaatgactatcccatgttctatgagcctgcatattttggaattgctagaacttttgggggcactcagggtctgaggcatcatcctgcagtgatcaataagattgctagagtcacattcatgcctaagagtggcaacaaggacaagattagaggacactattggaatgtgatatctcatgtcatgaatggaaataggataaatgtcattgctcttatcatggatcagcttgcagatttgaggcttaacatggagatgaacttgtattttgctccatacattatgtccatcatcaaagttaagactagcttcagagggttatgtgaaagcaagcacactcctttcaggccatttaagaatgacaatgcttttcttttgaggcctctgactcctttccctggagatgatatggatgatgaagcacaggggcaagatgatagtgatgatgatgctcatatgggagcagctgcacctcagcatgccatgccaccaccacatcatccagcacagcagcagtgggctcctccagctggctattttgacccatactttgcatcAATGCAGGAGaacatgtcctctcagattgcggggttggctagtcaaatgcagaatcagatgaacctaaactttcagaacatgcagcagcagatgctccagcccatgatggctcagatgcaagggtttcatgagagtttacactcagatatagcagctcttgactcacgttttgaggatttgccctcttctgagcagtttgagcagtttgagcagagacaggagcagctagagcagcgctttgatgccttcagcacagccttcactgGATTTTCGGATCACTTCTACTCGgtatttccggctccagtgccgcctccagagttctacccgcaccagccgttctacccaccgccacctcctccaccagccgtttgactttcttggcaattgatgccaaagggggagaaggagctttggagtgcttggatctagggggagctcatggacttcttatggagatcattcgttttCAGCTTCCGCTTGCCTCTCATGTTTTATTTGTATCTTGCATGATCTCTATTTAAGACTTGtatttggatttgaacatttggtttgtattgtgtgatgaactatgtggtttatgctactcttatctatttatgtttatcttgtggttgtgaggttgtgctaaccatgttaaagttcatatcatatatatcttgtatcttgtatgcctcgatttccacttgtagggaaaactccgtcaaaagattcaaatatatatatgtgtacttggtattcatgaaaatttatatgcacatatcaagggggagttctctctacttaTCGAACTTgatgaatttattcataccatattctgaaattttcaagaaaatgagtaagttcttccaaagttcaattccaagtccaccttatgcctagtgtataaagttgacttgaacacttttatcactctaaaatttagtgttgtcatcaattaccaaaaagggggagattgaaagcatctaggcccctaattcgagttttggtaattaatgacaatggtttgtggattaacgatttcatttgagatgatgagtataggttgattcacggatgaaagatatttggttgtgaacgtatggagttttggagatgatgagcaaagctcgggctcaaggcaaaggtataaaatagggcttttgcattttaccagtcacagggcgtttagtggatgaaaagtgaccggatttgttggatagttagccgtactatcaagaggggttgtgtactcatgcttgacgggtctttagtgccattttgctcaaaatgtctagttgcatgcatgagggctaacggcgttttaaaaagatttgaaatagactaagttcgagagcttactgagtaacggcggacagtccgcgcatgaggggcggacagtccgctcccgttccagagagcttgcaaaggctctggtgggctaGCGGACAGTCCagcccagaggggcggacagtccgcgaccgttccagagagcttgtagAGTCTCTGGTAGgcttgcggacggtccggcccaggtgggcggacagtccgccactgtttttcaaatttgtaccagagaggatgtttctctggtctgggctcaaaagttaaactgcggacggtccgctcatgaggcgcggacggtccgcaggctaatctcaaaattgttccagagacgatgttagtctctggtgggttggaactcttaactgcggacggtccgccactggggcgcggacggtccgccagggcttaacggctagttctgacatgcatttattgcactctgactcactggtttataacggcggacagtccggtttttgaaacgcggacggtccgcgacttcgcagaaaagagtgtaacggctagttttttgaggggtgtctatatatacccaatgcccggccattgggaggttctcttggccatttggatagcattcttgacacattagagctaaggcatctctctctcacacacacttgcttagagattgctttttgagagtgtgagagcttcctagtgcattgcatcaagagtttgagctttgtggcattagggaaacttcaagcaatcgtcatcaacttgttactcttgggagttgccgctccctagacggcttggagaagtggatttcgtggagcacctccaaggagattgttgaggagccccgatttcggttgtgagaggttttgtgctcacctcaccggagtggtgaagagcaattctagtggaatcgaggtgtggagcggttccttgtttcaagccggctcaagatcaagaggttcttgatagaggagcggttgattcttggaatccacctcaacgtggattaggggtgaccggcaagtcatcgacaccacgggatatattcttgtgtcaagcttggttacttctcttgctcacttttattcttgtctttactttgagcaatttactttactagagcttgatttgtgtcttgtcaccctaggttgcaaacccatctagagatagtaatagcataacatagggctttccttttattactaattaaatttctctagtgttattggttttagattttaaaccgcctattcacccccctctttagtcggtgttcttgatcctacaccgAGGCGGTTATAAAAAAACGTCTCGCAAAATTGATTAACCGAGTGGCGGACTCCTCAAAATGCCCACCTCAGATTATAATGGCCATCTTGGAGCCCAGACAGCCCATCTTAGCCCGGTATCACCCACTGAGTATATATACAATGACCTAGGGTTTCAGCTCTCTCActtctctccctcactctcaacCCATCGCGTCGCCCTCCCTCCCTGAGTGCAccgcgccctccctccctccccgagCGCGTcgacccctccctctccccgagCGTACCACCCCTCTCTGTCCCTGTCTCTCAGGCGCGGGTGGTGGCTCCTCCCCTCCCGCGGTCGGCAGCTTCCGCGAGCACTGGTGTGGTGGGGCCAGATCCGACGACGCCGGTGCCGAATCCGGCGGGTACGCGGCGGGATGTGGTCGGATCCGGTGCGACGCGGCGGGGGAGGTCGTGGAGAGCAAGGCCACGGTGGGCTACGATAGGCGGACTGCGCAGCGCCGGGTGGGCGGACACGACGGGCGGCGGCAGGATGGGCACGAcagacttttttcttttttttcgccTCGGTTAAAGCAATGATTAATCGTGATCTTCTCTCCAAGGTCATTGCAAAAACCGTCTCAGTTAATTATTTTTACCGCCTCCGTAAATATTTCTTGGCATATTAAAATTTGCACAGATTGCACAAAGGGGTTGGTTtgcacatacacacacatacaatttgagagttattcatgatttatatttttaAGGTTTGATTCAAATCTTGTTCTAAACAACTTCCATTACGAGTACGGAGGGACTGTTCAGATACATAGTAAAATGGATGTATCTCTACAAGTCAAAATGACTAAACCAGTGACCGACATGCGTGCCACAAAGAGAAAGAGCAAAACGAAAAAGGaaagttagaaaaaaaaatctgtgtCCCGGATCAGAGAGAAACCTATCCATGGCTAAATCATTAGCGCTCATTTGCACATCCTCCGCCCGCCAATATCATCATTCTACCGTGTAGCGTGCTCCcttggctgctgctgctacttaCGTACTCCTACTAAGTAGTAGGTGCCAGTAGAGTTGTCAAGTTGTTGAATGACACGTTACGAATTCAGCGCAGCATTTTGGGCTGCGACATCAGCTACCGCGAACGTATAGCAAAACATTGCTGCTAAAAATACCCGGGGAGGCACCGAACTGCACGGGGAAAAACGGCAGCGCCGGGTAAGAAACGGTCTGGACCTCTCGGGTGACAAGGAGAgcgtttttctctcacactgaatcagcaccagccaccaaccagtcaacagtaattttctctcacaataaatcaacactagccaccagccgcagcaaGCAGAACAGATGGAATAAAGATCTCGTTTCGGGGTCTAAATGAACAGGGCGAGGAGTGGCAGACTCCCTTTCTCTCACCTCGCGGCGACTAGGGCCAAAAGAAAAAACTATTCTGCACAATAATTGTATTGGTACTGTATACTTACtagtatatctatatatatttgTATTGTATAGTAGGGAGGGTGGCCATTGCATAGCCTATACCGGTAGAGAGCGAGGGCACAGCACACTTGTTCGCCTTCCTCTCTAGTCTCATGtgctagtattttttttttttacatttaggcctTGCGAACCATAAACAACAGGGCAGCAGCGTTCTCCCAGAGCCAGAGGCAATTCCTCTTACGGTTACGGAGGCGGCCTGGACCCAGGTGTGGTGGACGTGGAGCGGTCAACCCTGCCCCCAGAGACCacagaaagaaagagaaaaaacaaTTCGATGTAGAGAgaggttccctttccttctcCTTTAAATTCCTAGCTTGCCCTCCCCACTTCCCCCTCCTTCCCATCTCCATCCCCCCACCGTCATCATCCATCCATCACCTCCTCGTCTTCCCCCcgcctaccagcagcagcagtgaacCAAACCAACCAGTGAGACCCAAAATCTCCCTCTACTCTCACCTCCCTCACAATCCACTACACTAccaaggaggagaggagggaggagcttcTACTTGTAGTATCCTCCCAGCCATAAAACAACCACCAGGCAGAATTGCAAGCTGCCACAACAGATTGATTAGTAGATTTCCTTTGCCCATTATTTTTGGGCACCACCAAGGGCAGGGGAGGCTGCCTATAAGAAGAAcgtctggaaaaagaaaaatattgtatTGGTATTCGGAGGAAGGACACAGGGCAGAAGAAGACTCTTCTCaattcctcctcttcctcctcgcctcTCCCCCTTTTGTCCCTATCAACCCCTTTTTTgtgtctctctcccctctcctctTTCTTTCTACCCTCGCCTTGGCAttgtcttcctcctcccccggcGGCATCCCAAATCTTCCTTTCTAAACCCCCAAAAACCTCCACGAAATACCCCACCCAGCCCGGCCCCCGCGCGCCCATGGACGGcccaccgcggccgccgccgcccaatgcGCCGCGCCGATCGCCGGCCGCGTGCACCGCCGGCCGACGACTCCCGCATTAGTCGCGCCCCGCGGGGAATTctacgccgccgcgggattcgaTTGGCGGGTTGGTGACCGGAAAGGTAGAGACGGGGGGTGGTtcccttccttttccttttccctgcCGCCCGGCGCGATCGGCGCGCCGATCGCTGGTTCGTTCGTCCGTCCGCCCGTCCCTTCCCTCCtgggcggcgaccggcgaggcGATCGGTCCGGCCGCCATGTCCACAGCGTCCGCCAAGGAGGAGCAGGCGGCCGCCTCGGCGTcagcggcgcccgcgcccgcaatgggcgccgaggaggccgccgcgcgcgccgcgcagaAGCGCtatgaggccctcctcaccGTGCGGGCCAAGGCGGTCAAGGGCAAGGGCGCCTGGTACTGGGCGCACCTCGAGCCCGTCCTCGTCCCGCCCGCCGACACCGGCTTGCCGCCCAAGGCCGTCAAGCTCCGTTgcgccctctgctccgccgtcTTCTCCGCTTCCAACCCGTCCCGTACCGCCTCCGAGCATCTTAAGCGCGGCACCTGCCCCaacttcgccgcgccgccgccggggcccgcCGGCGCCACGGGCTCGCACCAgtcgcccacgcccacgcccacgctCACGCCAACGCAGCACCAGCAGCTCGCGCTGCCGTCCAACTCCACCGCCTCATCCCCTATCCCCATTTCCTACATtgcgccctcctcgccgcgccaccAGCACCTCCACTCCAACCcgcatcaccaccaccaccacccccacTCCACCAGCCGCAAGCGCCACTCCATGCCTCCCGCCTACACACCCGCGGATCCCCGCCAgcacctcgtcgtcgtcgacccGTTGTCGGCCTACTCCCCCGCGCTGCCGGCGCTACCGGCGCCCCCGGCGCCGCACCAGTCGACGCGCGTGCTCTCCGGCGGCAAGGAGGATCTCGGCGCTCTCGCCATGCTCGAGGACAGCGTCAAGCGCCTCAAGTCACCCaaggcgtcgccggcggcaatGATGCCCAAGGCACAGGCCGACGCCGCGCTCTCCCTGCTTGCCGATTGGTTCCTCGAGTCCTCGGCCGCCGTGTCGCTCTCCGCGGCCAGCCATCCCAAGCTCGGGGCCTTCCTCCGCCACGTCGGCCTGCCGGACCTGCAGCGCGCCGACCTCGCCGGTCCGCGACTCGACGCCCGCTTCACCGAGGcccgcgccgacgccgccgcgcgggtCCGCGACGCCCTTTTCTTTCAGCTCGCCGCCGACGGCTGGCGGGAGCAGGTGGTCACTCTCTCAGTCAACCTCCCCAATGGCACGTCCGTGTTCCACCGCGCTGTGCCGGTGCCCGCTGTGGCGCCCTCGGACTACGCTGAGGAGGTGATGCTCGATGCCGTGGCGTCCGTCtcttcctctggctcctccAACGATCTCCACCGTTGCGCGGGCATCGTTTCTGACCGCTTCAAATCAAAGGCGCTGCGTGATCTTGAGAACAAGCACCAGTGGATGATAAACCTGTCTTGCCAAATCCATGGCTTCACCCGTTTGGTGCGGGACTTCGCGCGGGAGCTCCCGCTCTTCCGCTCTGCTGCAGCCAAGTCTGCCAAGCTTGCCGCCTACTTCAATACCAAGCAGACGGTGCGGTCCCTGCTGCACAAGtaccaaatccaagagctcggGCATGCCTCGCTCCTCCGGGTCGCGCATGTGCCGTTTAACGGCAATGGCAGCGACTTCCGTGCGGCCTTTGAGATGCTAGAGGACATTTTGAATTCTGCACGCCCTCTCCATCGAGCTGTGCAGGAGGATTCCTACAAGCTGGTGTGCATCGACGACACAATTGCAAGGGAGATGGGGGAGATGGTGCACAGTGAGGCTTTCTGGATAGAGGTTGATGCTGTGCATTCGCTCGTGAAGCTGATCATGGACATGGTGAAGGAAATGGAGGCTGACCGGCCTCTTGTTGGGCAATGCTTACCACTCTGGGAGGAATTACAGAGCAAGGTTAGAGATTGGTGTGAAAAATTTAACATTGATGAAGGCATTGCTCTGAGTGTTGTTGAGAAAAGGTTTAGAAAAAACTACCACCCAGCCTGGTCGGCAGCATTCATTTTGGATCCTCTCTACCTTGTCAAGGATGTCAGTGGGCGTTACCTTCCT
This window of the Panicum virgatum strain AP13 chromosome 1K, P.virgatum_v5, whole genome shotgun sequence genome carries:
- the LOC120700110 gene encoding uncharacterized protein LOC120700110; this translates as MSTASAKEEQAAASASAAPAPAMGAEEAAARAAQKRYEALLTVRAKAVKGKGAWYWAHLEPVLVPPADTGLPPKAVKLRCALCSAVFSASNPSRTASEHLKRGTCPNFAAPPPGPAGATGSHQSPTPTPTLTPTQHQQLALPSNSTASSPIPISYIAPSSPRHQHLHSNPHHHHHHPHSTSRKRHSMPPAYTPADPRQHLVVVDPLSAYSPALPALPAPPAPHQSTRVLSGGKEDLGALAMLEDSVKRLKSPKASPAAMMPKAQADAALSLLADWFLESSAAVSLSAASHPKLGAFLRHVGLPDLQRADLAGPRLDARFTEARADAAARVRDALFFQLAADGWREQVVTLSVNLPNGTSVFHRAVPVPAVAPSDYAEEVMLDAVASVSSSGSSNDLHRCAGIVSDRFKSKALRDLENKHQWMINLSCQIHGFTRLVRDFARELPLFRSAAAKSAKLAAYFNTKQTVRSLLHKYQIQELGHASLLRVAHVPFNGNGSDFRAAFEMLEDILNSARPLHRAVQEDSYKLVCIDDTIAREMGEMVHSEAFWIEVDAVHSLVKLIMDMVKEMEADRPLVGQCLPLWEELQSKVRDWCEKFNIDEGIALSVVEKRFRKNYHPAWSAAFILDPLYLVKDVSGRYLPPFKCLTPDQEKDVDRLITRMVSQEEAHLALMELMKWRSDGLDPLYAQAVQVRQPDPSTGKMKVANKQSSRLVWETCLSEFKSLGKVAVRLIFLHATSRGFRCTPSMVRWLSSSGSLASATNRAHRLVFVAANSKLERRDFSNDEDKDAELLAEGADDVANEPGNVEPSTV